One stretch of Bacteroidota bacterium DNA includes these proteins:
- a CDS encoding heavy metal translocating P-type ATPase: MKKYQLKNIDCASCAAKIEDSLSKMPEVKFVSVNYANSTLQIDAPDIEEVKQKIKEIEPEVEVEELIQKKSLVSTSELAENKWTIIKAVSALLLLLLGTMFEDEIHNTPYHIAEYAVFITAYLIAGWKVITKAINNIFRGQIFDENFLMTIATVGAFAIDEMAEGGAVMLFYVVGELFQDIAVNRSRKSIKSLLEIKPDYANVKTNGETKRVSPESVNIGDYIIVKPGEKIPLDGEITEGTSFVDTSALTGESVPRKVKVKDVALAGMINQSGLLTIKVTKVFGESSISKILELVENATSKKAQTEKFITTFAKYYTPAVVFGALILAVVPPLLIQGATFNDWIYRALVVLVISCPCALVISIPLGYFGGIGGASRRGILIKGSNYLDALTKVNTVVFDKTGTLTKGEFKVTEIIPTNGFKEVDILKYAAYAEANSSHPIAKSILGAYKEKVHLNEITDVNEISGHGIRAKVNGSEVLIGNDKLLHQENIEHGKCDVEGTVVHVTVKKIYAGYIVISDSLKEQSVETIAALNTLKIKTVMLTGDNKSAAEVFARKLGVKEFYYELLPENKVEHIEKMIGSNNDGKIAFVGDGINDAPVIARADVGIAMGALGSDAAIETADVVLMTDSPMQVVHSIEIAKRTRMIVWQNIAFAMGVKFIFILLGVFGIATMWEAVFGDMGVAIIAILNAMRVMKN, from the coding sequence ATGAAAAAATATCAATTAAAAAATATTGACTGCGCATCGTGCGCAGCAAAAATAGAAGATAGTCTTTCGAAGATGCCGGAAGTAAAATTTGTATCGGTGAATTATGCTAATTCAACTTTGCAGATTGATGCGCCGGACATTGAAGAAGTAAAACAAAAAATAAAAGAGATAGAACCGGAAGTTGAAGTGGAAGAGTTAATTCAAAAGAAGTCCCTCGTTTCCACAAGCGAGCTTGCAGAAAATAAATGGACTATCATTAAAGCTGTTTCCGCATTATTACTTTTGCTTTTGGGAACAATGTTCGAGGATGAAATTCATAATACACCGTACCACATAGCAGAATATGCGGTGTTCATTACGGCATATTTAATTGCCGGCTGGAAGGTAATTACAAAAGCGATTAACAATATTTTCAGGGGACAGATCTTCGATGAAAATTTTCTGATGACAATTGCGACTGTCGGCGCTTTTGCAATAGATGAAATGGCTGAAGGAGGCGCGGTAATGTTGTTTTATGTGGTCGGCGAATTGTTTCAGGACATCGCAGTGAACCGCTCACGAAAATCAATTAAATCCCTCCTTGAAATAAAACCGGACTACGCTAATGTGAAAACTAACGGAGAAACAAAAAGAGTTTCGCCGGAGAGCGTTAACATCGGCGATTATATCATTGTCAAACCCGGCGAGAAAATTCCATTGGACGGAGAAATAACCGAAGGAACATCGTTTGTCGATACCTCTGCATTAACAGGCGAAAGCGTTCCAAGAAAAGTGAAAGTAAAAGATGTTGCATTAGCTGGGATGATCAATCAATCGGGATTACTAACGATCAAAGTCACAAAAGTATTTGGAGAATCTTCAATCTCTAAAATACTTGAACTTGTAGAAAATGCAACAAGCAAGAAAGCACAGACGGAAAAATTTATTACGACATTTGCAAAATATTACACTCCGGCTGTAGTCTTTGGCGCACTTATTCTTGCCGTTGTTCCGCCGCTGTTAATTCAGGGGGCAACGTTTAATGATTGGATTTACAGAGCATTGGTTGTGCTTGTCATTTCTTGTCCTTGTGCGTTGGTCATCAGTATTCCGCTTGGCTACTTTGGCGGAATCGGTGGAGCTTCCAGGAGGGGAATTCTGATAAAGGGTTCTAACTATTTGGATGCGTTAACAAAGGTTAATACAGTTGTGTTTGATAAAACCGGAACGTTGACCAAAGGCGAATTCAAAGTTACCGAAATAATTCCGACGAATGGATTCAAAGAAGTAGATATTCTAAAATACGCTGCGTATGCAGAAGCAAACTCAAGTCATCCGATTGCAAAATCAATTCTGGGTGCGTATAAGGAGAAGGTTCATCTAAATGAAATTACCGATGTGAATGAAATATCCGGACACGGCATTCGTGCGAAAGTGAACGGAAGCGAAGTACTCATCGGAAACGATAAACTCCTTCATCAAGAAAACATTGAACATGGTAAATGCGATGTTGAAGGAACAGTTGTTCATGTAACAGTAAAAAAAATATATGCTGGTTACATTGTTATATCTGATTCACTAAAGGAGCAATCTGTTGAGACAATTGCCGCGCTCAATACATTAAAGATAAAGACAGTTATGCTTACCGGTGACAATAAAAGTGCAGCGGAAGTGTTTGCAAGGAAACTTGGAGTAAAAGAATTTTATTATGAACTTCTGCCGGAAAACAAAGTCGAACACATAGAAAAAATGATCGGATCAAATAATGATGGAAAAATTGCGTTCGTTGGTGACGGGATCAATGATGCACCGGTCATTGCCCGTGCCGATGTTGGTATTGCAATGGGCGCTCTCGGTTCTGATGCCGCAATTGAAACGGCAGATGTAGTGCTCATGACAGATTCACCTATGCAGGTTGTACATTCGATTGAAATAGCGAAGCGTACAAGAATGATTGTATGGCAAAACATTGCATTTGCAATGGGAGTTAAATTTATTTTCATACTTCTTGGCGTGTTCGGTATTGCAACAATGTGGGAAGCGGTGTTCGGAGATATGGGAGTTGCTATAATCGCAATTTTGAACGCAATGAGAGTGATGAAAAATTAG
- a CDS encoding YnfA family protein: protein MELSKSIIVFILAGFCEIGGGYLVWLWLKEGKPIWYGILGGLILALYGVVATLQTQNFARVYATYGGVFIVMSLLWAYKMDNYVLDKYDIVGALIALAGVSIIYYSPRQ, encoded by the coding sequence ATGGAGCTGAGCAAATCTATCATAGTTTTTATCCTCGCCGGATTTTGTGAAATAGGAGGCGGATATTTGGTTTGGCTATGGTTGAAAGAAGGCAAGCCGATTTGGTATGGGATTCTTGGAGGACTTATTCTTGCCTTATACGGTGTTGTTGCTACTTTACAGACTCAAAATTTTGCAAGAGTATATGCCACTTACGGCGGTGTATTTATTGTGATGTCCTTACTGTGGGCTTACAAGATGGATAATTATGTGCTTGATAAATATGACATTGTTGGAGCCTTGATTGCATTGGCAGGTGTTTCTATTATTTATTACTCACCAAGACAGTAA